Proteins encoded in a region of the Malaciobacter mytili LMG 24559 genome:
- a CDS encoding ATP-binding protein — protein sequence MFGYNYFKYLINTILTILLLGAIISFLLYQKLINYEKEAIYEKHKDIAKFEFERNELLIKTTLNKYKDELQALNNIIKENNLLNKDLNILKSYMKLLIDSNNTVFQLRYINENADEIIRFDRDKTNKIIEIKKLQNKSHRDYFTKTKRLKEKQFFISDLDLNIEFKQIEVPYRPTIRVATPIYEKDVFKGILIINFNASTLVEKITKNEKFDVYYLDSLKNFLLHPDKNKSWSTQLKRNYKVENEIENIDELIKKPFLDKNQKYYSKKITITENSFYIILKVKEAYYKKAINKIKSDILSLFFIVALIGFPFVIIISYIQSSQTVLLDFIVNSIPHPFFIKDSKGKFIIVNDETIKFYNFKNKSQLIGANSYKIIDSSPLNCPNKDYLALKKGKLKTIEKIKKDENRNFYFEMIRVKIPYYGIFKKTYLLGIAIDITEIKELNEELNKKVEEEIGSRIKTEQILAQQSKMALMGEMIGNIAHQWRQPLSTITTASTGMQLQKEMGILQETELIKGLESINESAQYLSKTIDDFRNFFKPYKVHTNFTVEFIIDKALKLVSAQFKNKDIKIIKNIENIELNNLENEFTQVILNILNNARDQLLKQNQKEKLIIINSQIVEENAVIIIKDNGGGLDEKIMDKIFEPYFTTKEESNGTGIGLYMSKEIIEKHMNGKLFATNEKFIYNKKEYNFAVFKIQLPIKKDKNETI from the coding sequence ATGTTTGGCTATAACTACTTTAAATATCTTATCAATACTATACTTACAATACTTTTATTAGGTGCAATAATCTCTTTTTTACTTTATCAAAAACTTATAAATTATGAAAAAGAAGCAATTTATGAAAAACACAAAGATATTGCAAAATTCGAGTTTGAAAGAAATGAACTACTAATTAAAACTACCCTAAATAAATATAAAGATGAATTGCAAGCTTTAAATAATATTATAAAAGAAAATAATCTTTTAAATAAAGACTTAAATATTTTAAAATCATATATGAAACTATTAATTGATTCTAATAATACAGTTTTTCAATTACGATATATAAATGAAAATGCAGATGAAATTATAAGATTTGATAGAGATAAGACCAATAAAATTATAGAAATAAAAAAACTTCAAAATAAAAGCCATAGAGATTATTTTACTAAAACTAAGAGATTAAAAGAAAAACAATTTTTTATATCAGATTTAGATTTAAATATTGAGTTTAAACAAATAGAAGTACCATATAGACCCACAATTAGAGTAGCAACACCTATTTATGAAAAAGATGTTTTTAAAGGAATTTTAATTATCAATTTTAATGCCTCAACTTTAGTTGAAAAAATTACTAAAAATGAAAAGTTTGATGTTTATTACTTAGATAGTCTTAAAAATTTTCTTCTACATCCAGATAAAAATAAATCATGGAGTACACAACTAAAAAGAAATTATAAAGTAGAAAATGAAATTGAAAATATTGATGAGTTAATAAAAAAACCATTTTTAGATAAAAATCAAAAATATTATAGTAAAAAAATAACCATTACAGAAAATAGTTTTTATATAATTTTAAAGGTTAAAGAAGCTTATTATAAAAAAGCTATTAATAAAATCAAATCTGATATTTTATCTTTATTTTTTATTGTTGCACTAATTGGTTTTCCTTTTGTAATAATTATTTCATATATTCAATCTTCCCAAACTGTTTTATTAGATTTTATAGTAAACTCTATTCCTCATCCTTTTTTTATAAAAGACTCAAAAGGTAAATTTATAATTGTAAATGATGAAACAATTAAATTTTATAATTTTAAGAATAAAAGTCAATTAATAGGAGCAAACTCTTATAAAATAATTGATTCTTCTCCTTTAAACTGCCCAAATAAAGACTATTTGGCCTTAAAAAAAGGAAAACTTAAAACCATAGAAAAAATCAAAAAAGATGAAAATAGAAATTTCTATTTTGAGATGATTAGAGTAAAAATACCTTACTATGGTATTTTTAAAAAGACTTATTTATTAGGAATAGCTATTGATATAACTGAAATAAAAGAGTTAAATGAAGAACTTAATAAAAAAGTAGAAGAAGAAATTGGCTCAAGAATAAAAACAGAACAAATTCTTGCTCAACAATCAAAGATGGCACTTATGGGAGAGATGATAGGGAATATTGCCCATCAATGGAGACAGCCTTTATCAACTATTACAACAGCTTCAACAGGTATGCAACTTCAAAAAGAAATGGGTATTTTACAAGAAACAGAGTTAATAAAAGGCTTAGAAAGTATAAATGAATCTGCACAATATTTATCTAAAACAATAGATGATTTTAGAAACTTTTTTAAACCATATAAAGTACATACAAACTTTACAGTTGAATTTATAATAGATAAAGCTTTAAAATTAGTTAGCGCTCAATTTAAAAACAAAGATATAAAAATCATAAAAAATATTGAAAATATTGAGTTAAATAATTTAGAAAATGAATTTACACAAGTAATTTTAAATATTTTAAATAACGCTAGAGATCAACTACTAAAACAAAATCAAAAAGAAAAATTAATAATTATTAATTCACAAATAGTAGAAGAGAATGCAGTTATTATTATCAAAGATAATGGTGGTGGCTTAGATGAAAAAATTATGGATAAAATTTTTGAACCTTATTTTACTACTAAAGAGGAAAGTAATGGTACTGGCATAGGTTTATATATGTCAAAAGAAATAATCGAAAAACATATGAATGGAAAGCTTTTTGCAACAAATGAAAAGTTTATATACAATAAAAAAGAGTATAATTTTGCTGTATTTAAAATACAATTACCAATAAAAAAGGATAAAAATGAAACTATTTAA
- a CDS encoding META domain-containing protein, with protein sequence MKLFKTLSVISIIVLLFIGCTKQDTQKVENTHQKITNKYWKLTQIENSASMVYPKQREAHILLKEQKVAGSDGCNRIMGSYTLNENKITFSRVASTMMACLQGMQQAYKFKINLEKAQNFKIENDKLLIFDKDSNKILEFTAIYLQ encoded by the coding sequence ATGAAACTATTTAAAACTCTTAGTGTAATCTCTATAATTGTCTTGTTATTTATAGGTTGTACAAAACAAGATACACAAAAAGTTGAAAATACACATCAGAAAATTACTAATAAATACTGGAAATTAACTCAAATTGAAAATAGTGCAAGTATGGTTTATCCAAAACAAAGAGAAGCTCATATTCTTTTAAAAGAACAAAAAGTTGCAGGTTCTGATGGATGTAATAGAATTATGGGTTCTTATACTCTAAATGAAAATAAAATTACATTTTCAAGGGTTGCTTCAACAATGATGGCTTGTCTTCAAGGAATGCAACAAGCATATAAGTTTAAAATTAATTTAGAAAAAGCACAAAATTTTAAAATAGAAAATGACAAATTATTGATTTTTGATAAAGATTCAAATAAGATTTTGGAATTTACTGCGATTTACTTACAATAA
- a CDS encoding DMT family transporter, translated as MNNRTLTQIPNVNKAMLFMVIGVMLLPFTDTIAKYLSTTLSPTQIAWLRFTLQALFIFILTFFIKEKIGKFKLNYLYLGFFVSTSILLLFWGLKYLPLANNIALFFIEPLVLTLLSIIFLKEKVFKEHIIAVILGLIGTLIIIRPNLSMYGIAAFLPILSAILYALYLMFIRLSSNLGNSVTIQFYIGIVASLFLSICLLIGESFSLEILKFNSIDMSYWWIILALGILTTFIQLLISKAFYYANASVLASFQYLEIIFATFLGWIIFNDIPDRLTILGAFIVIFAGLYLIKYERKKKK; from the coding sequence ATGAATAATCGTACTTTAACTCAAATACCAAATGTTAATAAAGCTATGCTTTTTATGGTAATTGGCGTAATGTTATTGCCTTTTACAGATACAATTGCAAAATATCTTTCAACAACACTTAGTCCAACACAAATAGCTTGGCTTAGATTTACACTGCAAGCTTTATTTATTTTTATATTAACTTTTTTTATAAAAGAAAAAATTGGAAAATTTAAATTAAATTATTTATATTTAGGCTTTTTTGTTTCTACTTCTATATTATTGCTTTTTTGGGGGTTAAAATATCTTCCTTTAGCAAATAATATTGCATTATTTTTTATAGAACCACTAGTTCTTACTCTTTTATCTATTATTTTTTTAAAAGAAAAGGTTTTTAAAGAACATATAATTGCTGTTATTTTAGGGTTAATTGGAACTTTGATAATTATTAGGCCAAATTTATCAATGTATGGAATAGCCGCTTTTTTACCAATATTATCCGCAATTTTATATGCTTTATATTTAATGTTTATAAGACTTAGTTCAAATTTAGGTAATAGCGTAACTATACAGTTTTATATAGGAATAGTTGCTTCTTTATTTTTATCTATTTGTTTATTAATAGGTGAAAGTTTTTCTTTAGAGATTTTAAAATTTAATAGTATTGATATGTCTTATTGGTGGATTATTTTAGCTTTAGGAATATTAACAACTTTTATACAACTTTTAATTTCAAAAGCTTTTTATTATGCAAATGCTTCTGTATTGGCTTCTTTTCAATATTTAGAAATAATATTTGCTACTTTTTTAGGGTGGATAATCTTTAATGATATTCCAGATAGGCTCACTATTTTAGGAGCCTTTATTGTGATTTTTGCAGGACTTTATTTAATAAAGTATGAAAGAAAAAAGAAAAAATAA
- the ilvD gene encoding dihydroxy-acid dehydratase → MRSDEVKKGYSRTPHRSLLRATGLKDDDFNKPFIGVANSFIEIIPGHFFLNKVSEIIKDEIRANGCVPFEFNTIGVDDGIAMGHDGMLFSLPSRELIANSIETVMNAHKLDAMIAIPNCDKIVPGMIMGALRVNVPTIFVSGGPMQKGHTKDGTPIDLATAFEAVGKHEAGEMSDEELKDIECNACPSGGSCSGMFTANSMNTLMEAMGIALPGNGTILALTAQREELYRKAAKRICEIALDNASREKFKLKNILNENAVRNAFAVDMAMGGSSNTVLHMLAIAKEAGVNFELKDINAISKKVSHIAKISPSLSTVHMEDINKAGGVNAVMKEMTKRGDDILIDNLTITGETTLEKIKDAYIKDTNIIHTIDNPYSQVGGLAILYGNLAEQGAVIKTAGITGSRVFTGRAVCFDGQPEAIAGIVGGKVKAGDVVVIRYEGPKGGPGMQEMLAPTSLIMGMGLGDKVALITDGRFSGATRGASIGHVSPEAAEGGMIGLLKDGDEIHIDVDQYILSVNLDDEEIAKRKAEFKPLKKPLNSSWLGQYRALVTNASSGAVLKTDL, encoded by the coding sequence ATGAGAAGTGATGAAGTAAAAAAGGGTTATAGTAGAACTCCACATAGATCATTATTAAGAGCAACGGGACTTAAAGATGATGATTTTAATAAACCATTTATTGGAGTTGCTAACTCTTTTATTGAAATTATCCCTGGACATTTCTTTTTAAATAAAGTATCAGAGATAATAAAAGATGAGATTAGAGCAAATGGTTGTGTTCCTTTTGAGTTTAATACTATTGGAGTTGATGATGGTATTGCTATGGGACATGATGGAATGTTATTTTCATTACCAAGTAGAGAATTAATTGCAAACTCTATTGAAACAGTAATGAATGCTCATAAACTAGATGCAATGATTGCTATTCCAAACTGCGATAAAATTGTTCCAGGGATGATTATGGGAGCATTAAGAGTTAATGTACCAACTATATTTGTATCAGGTGGACCTATGCAAAAAGGTCATACTAAAGATGGTACTCCTATTGATTTAGCAACAGCTTTTGAAGCGGTTGGAAAACATGAAGCTGGAGAGATGAGTGATGAAGAGCTAAAAGATATTGAGTGTAATGCCTGTCCTAGTGGAGGAAGTTGTTCTGGAATGTTTACTGCAAACTCTATGAATACACTTATGGAAGCTATGGGAATTGCACTTCCTGGAAATGGAACAATTTTAGCTTTAACTGCACAAAGAGAAGAGTTATATAGAAAAGCAGCTAAAAGAATATGTGAAATAGCACTTGATAATGCTTCAAGAGAAAAATTTAAATTAAAAAATATTTTAAATGAAAATGCAGTAAGAAATGCCTTTGCAGTTGATATGGCAATGGGTGGAAGTTCAAATACTGTATTACATATGCTTGCAATTGCAAAAGAAGCAGGTGTAAACTTTGAATTAAAAGATATTAATGCAATTTCAAAAAAAGTATCTCATATTGCTAAAATTTCTCCTTCATTAAGCACAGTTCATATGGAAGATATTAATAAAGCCGGTGGTGTAAATGCAGTTATGAAAGAGATGACAAAAAGAGGTGATGATATTTTAATAGATAATCTAACTATCACAGGTGAGACTACTTTAGAAAAAATCAAAGATGCTTATATTAAAGACACAAATATTATTCATACAATTGATAATCCATATAGCCAAGTTGGTGGATTAGCAATTTTATATGGTAATTTAGCAGAGCAAGGAGCTGTAATTAAAACAGCTGGTATTACTGGAAGTAGAGTATTTACTGGACGTGCTGTATGTTTTGATGGGCAACCAGAAGCAATTGCTGGAATTGTTGGTGGTAAAGTAAAAGCTGGTGATGTTGTTGTTATTAGATATGAAGGACCAAAGGGAGGTCCAGGTATGCAAGAGATGCTTGCACCTACTTCTCTAATTATGGGGATGGGATTAGGAGATAAAGTTGCACTTATTACTGATGGTAGATTTAGTGGGGCAACAAGAGGTGCTTCAATTGGACACGTATCTCCTGAAGCAGCAGAAGGTGGTATGATTGGTTTACTTAAAGATGGAGATGAGATACATATTGATGTTGATCAGTATATCTTAAGTGTAAATTTAGATGATGAAGAAATAGCAAAAAGAAAAGCTGAATTTAAACCTCTTAAAAAACCTTTAAACTCTTCTTGGTTAGGTCAATATAGAGCGCTTGTTACAAATGCAAGTAGCGGTGCAGTTTTAAAAACAGACCTTTAA
- a CDS encoding Do family serine endopeptidase, giving the protein MKSKLFIISALLATNLFSNSIDFNMAPQEVKRVAPNSVNEIFSFNSSVQEAMKSVVNISAQRHVNASLDNFPLQMFNDPIFKRFFGDQFGNQFQQNRIQRSLGSGVILSKDGYIVTNNHVIENAEEISVTIGEDPTEYNAKVIGKDADSDIAVIKIEGDNFDAIKVGYSRNLKVGDIIFALGNPFGIGSTVTQGIISALNKNKVGINRYENFIQTDASINPGNSGGALIDSRGALIGINSAIITKSGGNNGIGFAIPVNMVKDVVEKLIKDGKVTRGYLGVVIDDLNAELARVYNHKKGALILDVSPDTPAEKFGLRRGDLIFAINDKVIRDRADLQNVIAAFKPNQRITLQIERDKKNLKLDIVLGNRDGLIVSTANNGKFLGGLTLSELDNNIIAKYRIGRNISGVLITEVEPKSKAEKVGFQPGDVIIQIEDIEIKSFVNIQQAIRKYNNQHKRVYVNRYGQTILLVIK; this is encoded by the coding sequence ATGAAATCAAAACTATTTATTATTTCAGCACTTTTAGCTACAAACTTATTTTCAAATTCAATTGATTTTAATATGGCACCTCAAGAAGTAAAAAGAGTTGCACCAAATTCTGTAAATGAAATTTTTTCTTTTAACTCTAGTGTTCAAGAGGCTATGAAATCTGTTGTTAATATTTCTGCACAAAGACATGTTAATGCTTCTTTGGATAATTTCCCATTACAAATGTTTAATGATCCAATTTTTAAAAGATTTTTTGGAGATCAATTTGGAAATCAATTCCAACAAAATAGAATCCAAAGATCGCTGGGTTCTGGAGTAATTTTATCTAAAGATGGATACATTGTTACAAATAACCATGTTATTGAGAATGCAGAAGAGATTAGCGTTACAATTGGTGAAGATCCAACTGAATATAATGCAAAAGTTATTGGTAAAGATGCCGATAGTGATATTGCAGTTATAAAAATCGAAGGAGATAACTTTGATGCAATAAAAGTTGGATATTCTAGAAATTTAAAAGTTGGTGATATTATTTTTGCGTTAGGAAACCCTTTTGGAATAGGAAGCACTGTAACACAAGGTATTATTTCGGCACTTAATAAAAATAAAGTTGGAATAAATAGATATGAAAACTTTATTCAAACAGATGCTTCAATAAACCCTGGGAATTCTGGTGGAGCACTTATTGATAGTAGAGGTGCATTAATAGGTATTAATAGTGCAATTATTACAAAAAGTGGTGGGAACAATGGAATTGGATTTGCAATTCCTGTTAATATGGTAAAAGATGTAGTTGAAAAACTAATTAAAGATGGAAAAGTTACTAGAGGTTACCTAGGAGTTGTAATTGATGATTTAAATGCTGAATTAGCAAGGGTTTACAACCATAAAAAAGGTGCTTTAATTTTAGATGTTTCTCCTGATACTCCTGCTGAGAAATTTGGTTTAAGAAGAGGAGATTTAATCTTTGCAATTAATGATAAAGTTATAAGAGATAGAGCTGATTTACAAAATGTTATAGCAGCATTTAAACCAAATCAAAGAATTACTCTACAAATAGAAAGAGATAAAAAGAATTTAAAACTAGATATAGTTTTAGGAAATAGAGATGGTCTTATTGTTTCAACTGCAAATAATGGTAAATTCTTAGGAGGATTAACTCTTTCAGAATTAGATAATAATATTATTGCAAAATATAGAATTGGAAGGAATATTTCAGGGGTATTAATCACTGAAGTAGAACCAAAATCAAAAGCTGAAAAAGTAGGATTTCAACCAGGCGATGTTATTATACAAATTGAAGATATTGAAATTAAATCATTTGTAAATATACAACAAGCAATAAGAAAATACAATAACCAACATAAAAGAGTTTATGTAAATAGATACGGTCAAACTATTTTATTGGTTATAAAATAA
- a CDS encoding response regulator transcription factor, with the protein MIKVMMIEDDLELAQIITDYLKSFDIEVTNFDSPYLGLSTLGIQKDYELLILDLTLPEIDGLELIPKIRKVSDIPIIISSARDDILDKVMGLERGADDYLPKPYNPRELQARIKAILKRIAVPTENVQTTNNSAFTIKSDDLQIVLKGEVLSLTLAEFDILKLLIERNGAVVAREDFIYASDHIEDDSSLKNIDVIISRIRNKISKIDDSKTYIKSVRGIGYQLI; encoded by the coding sequence ATAATAAAAGTTATGATGATAGAAGATGATTTAGAGTTAGCTCAAATCATCACAGATTATTTAAAATCATTTGATATAGAAGTTACTAATTTTGATAGTCCATATCTTGGGCTATCAACTTTAGGAATACAAAAAGATTATGAACTATTAATCTTAGATTTAACTCTACCAGAAATAGATGGACTTGAACTAATACCTAAAATAAGAAAAGTTTCTGATATTCCTATTATTATCTCTAGTGCAAGAGATGACATTTTAGATAAAGTTATGGGATTAGAAAGAGGAGCAGATGATTATTTGCCAAAACCATATAATCCAAGAGAATTACAAGCAAGAATTAAAGCTATTTTAAAAAGAATTGCAGTTCCTACTGAAAATGTACAAACTACAAATAACTCAGCTTTTACAATAAAAAGTGATGATTTGCAAATTGTATTAAAAGGTGAAGTTTTATCTTTAACTCTTGCAGAATTTGATATTTTAAAACTATTAATTGAAAGAAATGGCGCAGTTGTTGCAAGGGAAGATTTTATTTATGCAAGTGACCATATAGAAGATGATAGTAGTTTAAAAAACATTGATGTTATTATCTCTAGAATTAGAAATAAAATTTCTAAAATAGATGATAGCAAAACATATATAAAATCAGTTAGAGGTATAGGGTATCAACTTATATGA
- a CDS encoding ArsS family sensor histidine kinase, with protein sequence MIRNISISTFINLIFTIAVIAIVITFGLFINLDMQKHKITQQNRYEIIGENFLTIINKNPSNTELQQLFKQFNVKNVKNRDKKVKILNDAEELAIKKTSLGTYRIYYYASDYYLYAQRFGYNLMLKDLNSNKYNFAIIIAILLLSLLTIFFLYFILKRKLKPLKELNYEITKFSKGDLNINIKPRSNDEIGEIAKNFQNAITLICKQTESKNLFMRNMMHELKTPITKAMFIAETLEDEKSKLMLQKAFKRMDDIIKELATVEKITSKTSVIYKENTSFFKIYQKTLEIMMIEPSNISSKIKDFNFEVDINLFSVALKNLIDNGIKFSKDKKVKILAERKRIDVISKGSKLKHHLDYYSEPFSQEEKRADGFGLGLYIVKTIVYMHGYKLKYSHKEGENYFSIILE encoded by the coding sequence ATGATTAGAAATATATCTATTTCAACATTTATTAATCTTATTTTTACAATTGCAGTTATTGCAATAGTTATAACTTTTGGTTTATTTATCAATCTTGATATGCAAAAACATAAGATTACACAACAAAATAGATATGAAATAATAGGTGAAAACTTCCTAACAATTATAAATAAAAACCCATCAAATACTGAATTACAACAGTTATTTAAGCAATTTAATGTAAAAAATGTAAAAAATAGAGATAAAAAAGTAAAAATTCTAAATGATGCAGAAGAACTTGCTATTAAAAAAACTTCTTTAGGAACTTATAGAATTTACTATTATGCCTCAGATTATTATCTTTATGCTCAAAGATTTGGTTATAACCTTATGCTTAAAGATTTAAATTCAAATAAATATAATTTTGCTATTATTATTGCTATTTTACTACTTTCACTACTTACTATTTTCTTTTTATATTTTATTTTAAAAAGAAAATTAAAACCCTTAAAAGAGTTAAATTATGAAATTACTAAATTTTCAAAGGGTGATTTAAATATAAATATAAAACCACGATCAAATGATGAAATAGGAGAAATTGCAAAAAACTTTCAAAATGCTATTACTCTTATTTGTAAACAAACAGAATCAAAAAATCTATTTATGCGAAATATGATGCATGAGCTTAAAACGCCAATTACTAAAGCTATGTTTATTGCTGAAACTTTAGAAGATGAAAAAAGTAAACTAATGCTTCAAAAAGCTTTTAAAAGGATGGATGATATTATAAAAGAACTAGCAACAGTAGAAAAAATCACTTCAAAAACTTCTGTGATATATAAAGAAAATACTTCATTTTTTAAAATATATCAAAAAACTTTAGAGATTATGATGATAGAACCTTCAAATATATCTTCAAAAATCAAGGATTTTAATTTTGAAGTTGATATAAATCTTTTTAGTGTTGCACTTAAAAACTTAATAGATAATGGTATTAAATTTTCAAAAGATAAGAAAGTAAAAATTCTTGCAGAAAGAAAAAGAATAGATGTTATTTCAAAAGGAAGTAAGCTAAAACACCATCTTGATTATTATAGTGAGCCTTTTTCACAAGAGGAAAAAAGAGCAGATGGATTTGGATTAGGTCTTTATATAGTAAAAACAATTGTTTATATGCATGGATATAAATTAAAATATTCCCATAAAGAAGGAGAAAATTACTTTTCTATTATCCTTGAGTAA
- the cbiB gene encoding adenosylcobinamide-phosphate synthase CbiB: MFYSVALIAYIIDMFFAEFDKLKIKHPIIYIGDIIKFFEKRFYKDSIFSGILLTFFTLSVVFIVVFLLSFIDNIFIQGFLASFTLSSKMLYDCVKDVIQSTTLEEKKYKISMLVSRDTKTMSESDINKAAIETYAENLSDGVIAPLFYLVCFGLVGAYIYKAINTLDSMVGYRNKRYEKFGKFSARLDDLANYIPSRITAILIAIIFKSKKALLEFKKYGSKHESINAGLPIASMALALNIKLGGPTSYFGKIKNKPFFGVGKENIEKSDVLKALDLKIKLDLVVMIILGVLYVLYKMV; this comes from the coding sequence GTGTTTTATAGTGTTGCTTTAATTGCTTATATTATTGATATGTTTTTTGCAGAGTTTGATAAACTAAAAATTAAACATCCTATAATTTATATTGGAGATATTATAAAATTTTTTGAAAAAAGATTTTATAAAGATTCTATTTTTTCAGGAATTTTACTTACTTTTTTTACTTTAAGTGTGGTTTTTATTGTAGTTTTTCTTTTAAGTTTTATAGATAATATTTTTATTCAAGGTTTTCTTGCTTCTTTTACTCTTTCTTCAAAAATGTTATATGATTGTGTAAAAGATGTAATACAAAGTACTACATTAGAAGAAAAAAAATATAAAATCTCTATGTTAGTTAGTAGGGATACTAAAACTATGAGTGAGAGTGATATAAATAAAGCTGCAATTGAAACATATGCTGAAAACTTAAGTGATGGAGTTATTGCTCCACTTTTTTATTTAGTATGTTTTGGTCTTGTTGGGGCTTATATATATAAGGCTATAAATACTCTTGATTCTATGGTAGGGTATAGAAATAAAAGATATGAAAAATTTGGAAAATTTAGTGCTAGATTAGATGATTTGGCTAATTATATTCCTTCAAGAATAACAGCTATTTTAATAGCTATTATTTTTAAAAGTAAAAAGGCTCTTTTAGAGTTTAAAAAATATGGAAGCAAACATGAAAGTATAAATGCTGGACTTCCAATTGCCTCAATGGCTTTAGCTTTAAATATTAAGCTTGGAGGACCTACTTCATATTTTGGCAAAATAAAAAATAAGCCATTTTTTGGTGTGGGAAAAGAGAATATAGAAAAAAGTGATGTTTTAAAAGCACTTGATTTAAAAATAAAACTTGATTTAGTAGTAATGATAATTTTGGGAGTATTATATGTCTTATATAAAATGGTTTGA
- a CDS encoding cobyric acid synthase has product MKNLSIFGTSSDAGKSTLTFVIGKILQDEGFSVAAFKAQNVSNNSKVCDDGSEIAIAQYFQSEVLKVPTSYHLNPVLLKSGRGNSASLIVEGKVVTNKDVREYYRDLDLLKPAVKRCYEYLNSKYDCVISEGAGSPVELNLMDKDLSNIFIANTYNTKIILVADIEKGGVFASIYGCYHLLPKKLRDNVIGVIINKFRGDMSLFDEGVRIIEEEFKIPVLGVLPYSAFNLGFEDSASLQNFIQKKQNIKLNIAVVAYPTMSNYNDIEPLIADEEVFVEFISSNISLDKFDLLILPGSKLVIKDLQWLKQTGLFESIKNFKKELFAICGGYEMMFTLLKDIYALENTQAIEEEGFSFIDDEIVFEKEKILKKSNYKLFGFKVEGFEIHHGVSKKYPLMYEKDKFKGTFIHGIFDNDNFRTAYFNSINKEYKGFNFKEYKEEKINEFVNKMKSKLDIKRIVSSVL; this is encoded by the coding sequence GTGAAAAATCTTTCAATTTTTGGTACAAGCAGTGATGCTGGAAAATCAACTTTAACTTTTGTAATAGGAAAAATCTTACAAGATGAAGGCTTTAGTGTTGCTGCATTTAAAGCACAAAATGTTTCTAATAACTCAAAAGTTTGTGATGATGGAAGTGAAATTGCAATTGCACAATATTTTCAAAGTGAAGTTTTAAAAGTACCCACTTCTTATCATTTAAATCCAGTTTTATTAAAGTCTGGTAGAGGAAATAGTGCTTCGCTTATAGTTGAGGGTAAAGTGGTTACCAATAAAGATGTAAGGGAATATTATAGGGATTTAGACCTTTTAAAACCTGCTGTTAAAAGATGTTATGAATATTTAAATAGTAAATATGATTGTGTTATAAGTGAAGGGGCAGGAAGCCCTGTTGAATTAAATCTTATGGATAAAGATTTATCAAATATTTTTATTGCCAATACTTACAATACAAAGATTATTTTAGTAGCTGATATTGAAAAAGGTGGAGTTTTTGCCTCTATTTATGGTTGCTATCATTTACTTCCTAAAAAACTAAGAGATAATGTAATTGGTGTAATTATAAATAAATTTAGAGGGGATATGTCTTTATTTGATGAGGGAGTAAGAATTATTGAAGAAGAGTTTAAAATCCCAGTTTTAGGAGTTTTACCATATAGTGCTTTTAATTTGGGATTTGAAGATAGTGCAAGTTTACAAAACTTTATTCAAAAAAAACAAAATATTAAATTAAATATTGCAGTAGTTGCTTATCCAACAATGAGTAATTACAATGATATTGAACCTCTTATTGCAGATGAAGAAGTTTTTGTAGAATTTATTAGTTCTAATATCTCTTTAGATAAATTTGATTTATTAATACTTCCTGGAAGTAAACTTGTAATAAAAGATTTACAATGGCTAAAACAAACTGGACTTTTTGAAAGTATTAAAAACTTTAAAAAAGAACTTTTTGCTATTTGTGGTGGGTATGAGATGATGTTTACTCTTTTAAAAGATATTTATGCCTTAGAAAATACCCAAGCCATAGAAGAAGAGGGTTTTAGTTTTATAGATGATGAAATAGTATTTGAAAAAGAAAAAATCTTAAAAAAAAGTAATTATAAACTTTTTGGATTTAAAGTAGAAGGTTTTGAAATACATCATGGAGTTTCAAAAAAATATCCTTTAATGTATGAAAAAGATAAGTTTAAAGGTACTTTTATACATGGTATTTTTGATAATGATAATTTTAGAACAGCTTATTTTAACTCTATAAATAAAGAGTATAAAGGTTTCAATTTTAAAGAATATAAAGAAGAAAAAATCAATGAATTTGTAAATAAGATGAAAAGCAAACTAGATATAAAAAGGATAGTAAGTAGTGTTTTATAG